A genomic region of Trichothermofontia sichuanensis B231 contains the following coding sequences:
- a CDS encoding chemotaxis protein CheW, giving the protein MVASSDFLKGRGPGQVPAFQGSDEGMGNPEGELHLRFYVPSGTEFALHAVGIKEVISLAPDRITPIPNVSPLLLGTLNLRGQVIWVADLGQFLGDTTVLNTDRNEIPVVAVQDQDIILGLAVDRIVGMHWLDLDELQIATNVPDNILPFLRGEWVLNAETGEHLRLLDQAAIIRSARWAA; this is encoded by the coding sequence ATGGTTGCCAGTTCAGACTTTCTCAAAGGGAGGGGACCCGGACAGGTTCCGGCCTTCCAGGGAAGCGATGAGGGCATGGGTAATCCCGAAGGGGAGTTACACCTGCGGTTTTATGTCCCCTCTGGAACTGAGTTTGCCCTCCATGCGGTTGGCATCAAAGAGGTGATTTCTCTTGCCCCCGATCGCATTACCCCGATTCCCAACGTCTCCCCCCTGCTGCTGGGAACCCTGAATTTACGGGGGCAGGTGATCTGGGTGGCTGATCTAGGGCAATTTTTAGGAGATACCACCGTTCTCAATACCGATCGCAACGAAATCCCGGTGGTTGCGGTTCAGGACCAGGACATTATCCTGGGACTGGCGGTAGACCGAATTGTAGGTATGCATTGGCTAGATCTGGACGAGTTACAAATTGCGACCAATGTACCCGATAACATTCTTCCCTTTCTGCGGGGAGAGTGGGTGCTGAATGCAGAAACGGGCGAGCATTTACGGTTGCTGGATCAGGCAGCCATTATTCGATCGGCACGGTGGGCAGCCTAG
- a CDS encoding response regulator transcription factor, which produces MSLVLVVEDSVPQREMITELLKNSGLKVYVASDGVEALEQIQAQRPDLVVLDIVMPRMNGYEVCRRLKADTKTQDIPVVMCSSKGEEFDRYWGMRQGADAYIAKPFQPTELVGTVKQLLRG; this is translated from the coding sequence ATGAGTCTAGTGCTGGTAGTAGAAGATAGCGTGCCGCAACGCGAGATGATCACTGAGTTATTAAAGAATAGTGGTCTCAAAGTCTATGTTGCCAGTGATGGCGTTGAAGCCCTAGAGCAGATCCAAGCACAGCGTCCTGATCTGGTCGTTTTGGACATTGTGATGCCCCGGATGAATGGGTACGAGGTCTGTCGGCGGCTGAAGGCAGATACGAAAACCCAGGATATTCCCGTTGTCATGTGTTCTTCCAAGGGCGAAGAGTTCGATCGCTATTGGGGGATGCGTCAGGGTGCGGATGCATACATTGCCAAACCCTTTCAGCCAACCGAGTTGGTAGGGACCGTCAAACAGCTTTTGCGCGGATAG